CAGGCAGGGTAATAAAGGGTATATCTACCCGTTTTATGACCGACCCTTATAAGGAAAATTTATGGGAGGCATTTTCTGCCGGTTCCCGCTCCACCCCTCAGGTGATTGTTGAGACCAACTTGAGATCTGAGCTAGGCAGGCAAATTAAGCGGCCGTTGGGAGGCCCCAAAAACTATCCTGATTTTAGCAGGGTGATGTTTAATCCTGCGCAACTGGAAACCTTCCCTACCCCGGAAGACAAAAATGTTGAAACCTCCGTTGTACTGGGGCGATGTGCCCAAAAACCACTGCGCCTGGATATTCCCATTTATGTATCAGGTATGGCCTATGGCTTTGCCCTAAGTGAGAAAGCCAAAATCGCCCTGGCCCGGGGAACTGCCATGGCCTGCACTGCCACCAACTCCGGATACGGCCCTTACCTGGCTGAGGAACGCAAAGCGGCCAAACATTTAATCATGCAATACAGTCGCGGCAAGTGGTCAAAAGAGCCGGAAATACTTAAAAATGCAGATATGATAGAGATTCAACTGGGGCAGGGCGCTATGGCCGGAACCGGTGAAGTTTTAAAGCAGGCCAACATGAATGCCAAAATGATACGCCTGTTAGGACTGAAACCGGGTGAAAATGCTGTTCTTCACGCAAGTTTACCGGAGATTTCATCCCCTGACCAATTGGGGAACCTGGTGGCAGAAATAAGGAGTATAACAGGAGGAGTGCCGGTAGGGATAAAGATTGCAGCGGGAAATGACCTGGAAAATGACCTAACTCACATTCTTGAGGCCGACGTTGATTTCGTATCCATTGACGGTGCACAAGGGGGTAGTTCAGGCGCGCTCCCCAT
This window of the Bacillota bacterium genome carries:
- a CDS encoding FMN-binding glutamate synthase family protein encodes the protein MADRDITNRLLLRLLGGAAIGAGTALASKALAGRVIKGISTRFMTDPYKENLWEAFSAGSRSTPQVIVETNLRSELGRQIKRPLGGPKNYPDFSRVMFNPAQLETFPTPEDKNVETSVVLGRCAQKPLRLDIPIYVSGMAYGFALSEKAKIALARGTAMACTATNSGYGPYLAEERKAAKHLIMQYSRGKWSKEPEILKNADMIEIQLGQGAMAGTGEVLKQANMNAKMIRLLGLKPGENAVLHASLPEISSPDQLGNLVAEIRSITGGVPVGIKIAAGNDLENDLTHILEADVDFVSIDGAQGGSSGALPILEDDFGLPTLYALCRAVKFMEQEQVRGDISLIISGGLKTPGDYLKALALGADAVAIGTIALFAMAHTQVFKALPFEPPIEVVFQEGKYKDKLNVEKGARNLASYLLSSVEEMKTATRALGKDSFSSLNKSDLFALDKQTAEIAGMPLGY